From a single Agrobacterium tumefaciens genomic region:
- a CDS encoding MFS transporter has protein sequence MSTNYMSAASVRTKNPAGVIATCGLMIMFDGYDLVVYGAVAPALLKEGAWALNPAMVGRAAALTLVGMLLGALFAGTMADRIGRRKVVLISLAGFSSMMIASAMTPNFLAFEITRFLAGLGLGALLPTVTALVLEFSPPHRRAQANSLSFLGYLLGGIISGLMGILLLESYGWRPLMLIGGLPLILLPLFMRFLPESPEWLASKGRQAEADGICDSYGLQRIVPHAKIQKGGVGALFSEGRLLSTLNAWGIHFCSLLLTFGMVNWLPTIMNKMGYDISSALSFSIMLNVGAAIGILIGGRFADKGSVKVVVAVLFAIGAASIWALTVNKGPLLYLFVALAGAGTIGTQILANVLVGRLYPVHIRGTGLGFSLAVGRLGGIAGPMIGGLVLQRGLAPEWNFYIFGSVALVGLLLTVLTLLYRTSGDERV, from the coding sequence ATGTCCACGAATTATATGAGCGCCGCCTCAGTGCGGACGAAAAACCCGGCTGGCGTCATCGCGACATGTGGTCTGATGATCATGTTTGACGGCTACGATCTGGTTGTTTACGGCGCGGTTGCGCCGGCGCTGCTGAAAGAGGGCGCATGGGCGCTCAATCCTGCCATGGTCGGTCGCGCTGCGGCGCTGACGCTGGTGGGAATGCTGCTTGGCGCGCTGTTTGCCGGCACCATGGCGGACCGTATCGGCCGCCGCAAGGTCGTGCTCATCAGCCTCGCCGGCTTTTCATCGATGATGATCGCTTCGGCCATGACGCCGAACTTTCTGGCTTTTGAAATCACGCGCTTCCTTGCCGGTCTCGGCCTGGGCGCGCTTTTGCCGACGGTGACCGCGCTTGTGCTGGAATTCTCGCCGCCGCACCGCAGGGCGCAGGCCAATTCCCTATCCTTCCTCGGCTATCTCCTCGGCGGCATCATTTCCGGCCTCATGGGTATTCTTCTGCTGGAGAGCTATGGCTGGCGGCCTCTGATGCTGATCGGCGGTCTGCCGCTTATTCTTCTGCCGCTGTTCATGCGGTTTCTGCCGGAATCGCCGGAATGGCTGGCAAGCAAAGGCCGGCAGGCGGAGGCTGACGGCATTTGCGACAGCTACGGTCTGCAACGCATCGTACCGCATGCGAAAATTCAAAAGGGTGGTGTCGGCGCGTTGTTTTCGGAAGGCCGGCTGCTTTCGACGCTGAATGCCTGGGGCATTCACTTCTGCTCGCTGCTTCTGACCTTCGGTATGGTCAACTGGCTGCCCACCATCATGAACAAGATGGGTTACGATATCAGTTCGGCGCTCAGCTTCTCGATCATGCTCAATGTCGGGGCCGCGATCGGCATCCTCATTGGCGGGCGGTTTGCCGATAAGGGCAGCGTCAAGGTGGTCGTCGCCGTGCTCTTTGCCATCGGCGCCGCCTCTATCTGGGCCCTGACGGTGAACAAGGGGCCGCTGCTCTATCTCTTCGTCGCGCTTGCGGGTGCCGGAACGATCGGCACCCAGATCCTTGCCAATGTTCTGGTTGGACGGCTTTATCCCGTCCATATTCGCGGCACCGGTCTCGGCTTTTCGCTGGCGGTCGGGCGGCTGGGCGGCATTGCCGGCCCCATGATCGGCGGCCTCGTCCTGCAACGGGGGCTGGCTCCAGAGTGGAATTTCTACATTTTCGGCTCGGTCGCGCTGGTAGGCTTGTTGCTGACGGTGTTGACGCTGCTTTACCGCACATCGGGCGACGAGCGGGTTTGA
- the graA gene encoding FADH(2)-dependent resorcinol hydroxylase oxygenase component, which produces MNDMSHAPQPAQTTPRVRLTGRVAEIADLFRASARQTEEARRVPASHIEALRGIGYFDIVKPSAFGGKGGEFAELVEANIELSAACASTGWVAGLLSAHQWLLAMFPEEAQADVWGENPDALLCGSYAPVKMADVAEGGYRLSGKWAFASGCENAQWSLCAAILPPQGEGRPVPAFLLVPASDYVIEDTWHVVGLAGTGSKTLVLDDVFVPKHRVLTFPDATSGKTPGGQYYAEEGLFNMPLLTGIPSCLAAAGVGAAKGALAAYVDHVGGRVTRGAVAGGNNRMAEFPTIQLRVAEAAASVDAACEILLRDVVRSQVLAQARIEGRAEFTVDDRLLSRRGQAFAVSLALRAVQALNDSTGGVGLDLANPVQRAWRDANAVGRHISMNWDAVGTMIGQSMLGLEPKGQY; this is translated from the coding sequence ATGAACGATATGAGCCATGCGCCACAGCCGGCGCAGACGACCCCGCGTGTCCGCCTGACGGGTCGCGTTGCCGAGATAGCCGATCTTTTCCGGGCGAGCGCCCGCCAGACGGAAGAGGCGCGACGCGTGCCCGCCAGCCATATCGAGGCGCTGCGTGGTATCGGTTATTTCGATATCGTCAAACCCAGCGCCTTCGGAGGAAAGGGCGGTGAATTCGCTGAACTGGTCGAGGCCAATATCGAGCTTTCGGCCGCCTGTGCGTCAACCGGCTGGGTTGCCGGTCTGCTTTCCGCGCATCAATGGCTGCTTGCGATGTTTCCGGAAGAGGCGCAGGCCGATGTCTGGGGTGAAAACCCTGACGCGCTGCTGTGTGGTTCCTACGCCCCGGTGAAAATGGCTGATGTGGCTGAAGGCGGTTATCGCCTCAGCGGCAAATGGGCCTTCGCCTCGGGTTGCGAAAATGCGCAATGGTCTCTCTGTGCCGCCATTCTGCCGCCGCAGGGTGAGGGCAGGCCGGTTCCCGCGTTCCTTCTCGTTCCCGCCAGCGACTATGTCATTGAAGACACCTGGCATGTGGTGGGGCTGGCCGGCACGGGCTCCAAGACACTGGTTCTCGATGATGTCTTCGTTCCCAAACATCGGGTTCTCACCTTTCCGGATGCCACCAGCGGCAAGACGCCCGGCGGGCAATATTATGCCGAGGAAGGCCTGTTCAACATGCCGCTTTTGACCGGCATTCCTTCCTGTCTTGCGGCGGCCGGCGTCGGCGCGGCCAAGGGCGCGCTTGCCGCTTATGTCGATCATGTCGGCGGCCGGGTGACACGGGGTGCGGTGGCCGGTGGCAATAACCGTATGGCGGAATTTCCGACCATTCAGCTGCGCGTTGCCGAAGCGGCGGCGAGCGTCGACGCCGCCTGCGAAATCCTGCTGCGCGATGTTGTCCGTTCACAGGTGCTGGCACAGGCCCGGATCGAAGGCCGGGCGGAATTCACGGTGGATGACCGCCTTTTGAGCCGTCGTGGGCAGGCCTTTGCGGTGTCTCTGGCACTACGCGCCGTGCAGGCGCTGAACGACTCCACCGGCGGCGTCGGGCTTGATCTTGCCAATCCCGTACAGCGGGCCTGGCGCGATGCCAATGCGGTTGGCCGCCACATCAGCATGAACTGGGATGCCGTGGGAACCATGATCGGCCAGAGCATGCTCGGGCTGGAACCCAAGGGCCAATATTGA
- the graB gene encoding hydroxyquinol 1,2-dioxygenase, whose product MTDTKMTSDDGYFVEERSAETVIARMRDCDDPRLKEIMAVVTRKLHEAVKEIEPTEEEWMKAIHFLTEVGQICNEWRQEWILFSDILGVSMLVDAINHRKPSGASESTVLGPFHVADAPEMPMGANICLDGKGEDMVVTGRILDTEGAPVAGARIDVWQANDEGFYDVQQKGIQPDFNLRGVFVTGEDGRYWFRATKPKYYPIPDDGPVGRLLRAMGRHPYRPAHLHYIVSAEGFTALVTHIFDPDDPYIRSDAVFGVKESLLADFQRVEDAEKARKLGFIGDWFWSVNHDFVLAR is encoded by the coding sequence ATGACGGATACGAAGATGACCAGCGATGACGGCTATTTCGTTGAGGAGCGTTCGGCTGAAACCGTGATTGCCCGTATGCGCGACTGTGACGATCCGCGTCTGAAGGAGATCATGGCGGTCGTGACGCGCAAGCTGCACGAGGCGGTGAAAGAGATCGAGCCGACCGAGGAAGAATGGATGAAGGCCATTCATTTTCTCACCGAGGTTGGCCAGATCTGCAATGAATGGCGACAGGAGTGGATCCTGTTTTCCGATATTCTCGGCGTTTCCATGCTGGTTGACGCGATCAATCACCGCAAGCCGAGCGGCGCGTCGGAATCCACCGTTCTCGGGCCTTTCCATGTGGCTGACGCACCGGAAATGCCGATGGGCGCCAATATCTGCCTCGATGGCAAGGGCGAGGACATGGTCGTGACCGGCCGTATTCTCGATACCGAAGGCGCACCGGTTGCCGGCGCGCGCATTGATGTCTGGCAGGCCAATGACGAAGGTTTTTACGACGTGCAGCAGAAGGGCATTCAGCCCGATTTCAATCTGCGGGGTGTTTTCGTCACCGGCGAGGACGGGCGCTACTGGTTCCGGGCGACGAAGCCGAAATATTATCCGATCCCGGATGACGGCCCGGTCGGGCGATTGCTGCGGGCCATGGGACGCCACCCCTACCGGCCGGCGCATCTGCATTATATCGTTTCGGCAGAAGGGTTTACCGCGCTCGTCACGCATATTTTCGATCCTGATGATCCCTATATCCGTTCGGATGCGGTGTTCGGCGTGAAGGAGAGCCTGCTGGCCGATTTCCAGCGGGTGGAGGATGCGGAAAAGGCTCGGAAACTGGGTTTCATCGGCGACTGGTTCTGGTCGGTGAACCACGACTTCGTGCTGGCCCGATGA
- the graD gene encoding FADH(2)-dependent resorcinol hydroxylase reductase component: protein MTSALFGLSNLAPEGVGQTFRTTMRRFPATVTVITACASGDQRDHGMTVTAVTSVSMEPPSLLVCLNNRTLLHELLLCRPDFIVNVLTQDQTALSDAFSGKVSPEERFGNGDWQRHENGVLYLPTAHAAIACRRVAAMPYGTHTVFIGQVVSADVSETTRPLLYENAQYCAASPAGLPA, encoded by the coding sequence ATGACATCAGCACTGTTCGGCCTGAGCAACCTTGCACCGGAAGGCGTCGGCCAGACTTTTCGCACGACGATGCGCCGTTTTCCGGCAACCGTGACGGTTATTACTGCCTGTGCTTCCGGCGATCAGCGTGATCACGGCATGACCGTGACCGCTGTCACTTCGGTCTCGATGGAGCCGCCCTCTCTTCTGGTTTGCTTGAACAACCGCACCTTGCTGCATGAATTGCTGCTGTGCCGGCCGGATTTCATCGTCAACGTGCTGACACAGGATCAGACCGCGCTCTCGGATGCCTTCAGCGGCAAGGTGTCGCCGGAGGAGCGCTTCGGTAATGGTGACTGGCAGCGCCACGAAAACGGCGTCCTTTATTTGCCCACGGCCCATGCGGCCATCGCCTGCCGCCGGGTGGCGGCGATGCCCTATGGAACGCATACCGTGTTCATCGGGCAGGTGGTTTCGGCTGATGTCAGCGAGACAACACGGCCGCTGCTTTACGAAAATGCCCAATATTGCGCCGCAAGTCCGGCTGGCTTGCCGGCCTGA
- the tsdA gene encoding gamma-resorcylate decarboxylase — MQGKVALEEHFAIPETLQDSAGFVPGDYWKELQHRLLDIQDTRLKLMDAHGIETMILSLNAPAVQAIPDKKKAIEIARRANDVLAEECAKRPDRFLGFAALPLQDPDAATEELRRCVNDLGFVGALVNGFSQEGDGQTPLYYDLPQYRPFWGEVEKLGVPFYLHPRNPLPQDSRIYDGHPWLLGPTWAFAQETAVHALRLMASGLFDEHPRLNIILGHMGEGLPYMMWRIDHRNAWVKLPPRYPAKRRFVDYFNENFHITTSGNFRTQTLIDAILEVGADRILFSTDWPFENIDHASDWFNATSIAEADRVKIGRTNARRLFKLDGA; from the coding sequence ATGCAAGGCAAGGTCGCTCTCGAGGAGCATTTCGCAATTCCTGAAACACTTCAGGATTCGGCCGGTTTCGTACCCGGCGATTACTGGAAGGAGCTGCAACACCGCCTGCTCGACATTCAGGATACGCGCCTGAAGCTGATGGATGCGCATGGTATCGAAACCATGATCCTGTCGCTGAATGCGCCGGCTGTGCAGGCTATTCCCGATAAAAAGAAGGCGATCGAGATTGCGCGGCGCGCCAATGACGTGCTTGCCGAAGAATGCGCCAAGCGGCCGGATCGTTTCCTTGGCTTCGCCGCCCTGCCTTTGCAGGACCCGGATGCGGCGACCGAGGAACTTCGGCGCTGCGTCAACGACCTCGGTTTCGTCGGCGCGCTCGTCAATGGTTTCAGCCAGGAGGGTGACGGCCAGACGCCGCTTTATTACGACCTGCCGCAATATCGTCCGTTCTGGGGAGAGGTCGAGAAGCTGGGCGTGCCGTTCTACCTGCATCCGCGCAATCCGCTGCCGCAGGATTCGCGCATCTATGACGGCCATCCCTGGCTGCTTGGCCCCACATGGGCCTTTGCGCAGGAAACGGCGGTACACGCACTGCGCCTCATGGCGTCGGGCCTGTTTGACGAACATCCGCGCCTCAACATCATTCTCGGTCATATGGGCGAGGGGCTGCCCTACATGATGTGGCGTATCGACCACCGCAATGCCTGGGTGAAGCTGCCGCCGCGCTATCCGGCCAAGCGCCGTTTCGTGGATTATTTCAACGAGAATTTCCACATCACCACCTCGGGTAATTTCCGGACTCAGACCTTGATCGACGCAATTCTTGAGGTTGGGGCCGACCGCATCCTGTTTTCCACCGACTGGCCGTTTGAAAACATCGACCATGCGTCGGACTGGTTCAACGCCACGAGCATCGCGGAAGCCGACCGGGTGAAGATCGGCCGCACCAATGCGCGCCGCCTGTTCAAGCTCGACGGGGCCTGA
- a CDS encoding YciI family protein, with the protein MSGGNQTGLYVRFAESDPAAVEQRTMQMDAHKAYLRSEETAPLGFRILASGPLQAENGGSSAALVIAEARCVEDMIAFSDADPFVIHGVYKRVHILRWTPTLSRFPGLKPG; encoded by the coding sequence ATGAGCGGCGGCAACCAGACAGGACTTTATGTGCGTTTTGCCGAAAGCGACCCCGCCGCCGTGGAACAGCGGACGATGCAGATGGACGCTCACAAGGCCTATTTGCGCAGCGAGGAGACCGCGCCCTTGGGGTTCAGGATTCTGGCATCCGGCCCCTTGCAGGCGGAAAACGGCGGGTCATCCGCCGCACTCGTCATTGCCGAAGCCCGTTGCGTTGAAGATATGATTGCCTTCAGCGATGCCGATCCATTTGTCATTCACGGTGTCTATAAGCGCGTTCATATTCTGCGCTGGACACCGACACTGTCGAGGTTTCCTGGACTGAAGCCTGGCTGA
- a CDS encoding MarR family winged helix-turn-helix transcriptional regulator, which translates to MSYQFTDSVPYLLNWVGVRLGERFSLRLASYDITLPMYRVLATLRQQESKTLTELSDMVSVEISTLSRLVGLMVRRNLVSRERPADNARIVRITLTAKGKELADELMPIAAMFEKTAIEGLDPNEVKLFKSILRHIGRNIAGL; encoded by the coding sequence GTGTCTTATCAGTTCACCGACTCGGTACCCTACCTGCTCAACTGGGTGGGCGTTCGGCTTGGCGAGCGTTTTTCCCTGCGACTGGCCTCCTATGACATCACTCTGCCGATGTATCGCGTACTGGCGACACTGAGACAGCAGGAGAGCAAGACGCTGACCGAGCTTTCGGACATGGTGTCGGTGGAGATTTCCACGCTGTCCCGGCTGGTGGGGCTGATGGTCCGGCGCAACCTCGTCAGCCGCGAGCGACCGGCCGACAATGCCCGCATCGTGCGCATCACGCTGACGGCAAAAGGCAAGGAATTGGCTGACGAACTGATGCCCATCGCGGCCATGTTCGAAAAAACCGCGATCGAGGGTCTCGATCCCAATGAGGTAAAACTTTTCAAAAGCATCCTGCGGCATATCGGCCGCAATATTGCCGGCCTCTGA
- a CDS encoding telomere resolvase, producing the protein MPALKRKTKTPVLVERIDQFVAGVREAMKSSDAVRNKKIRDLWDAEVRYHFDNGRTEKTLELYIMKYRYALKAEFGPKSTPLAICNMKKLRERLNTYIERADYPKTGVATSIVEKIERAEFNTAGRKPTVLLRIADFIAAMNGVAKKEEMQALWNAELSIMKDRAQTTIISYITKYRNAIREAFGDEHPMLKIATGDAAMYDDARRVKMEKIANKHGALITFENYRQVLKICADCLQSADPLMIGIGLIGMTGRRPYEVFTQAEFSPAPYGKGVSKWSILFNGQAKTKQGEGTKFGITYEIPVLARSATILSAYERLRASGQGKLWHGMSIDDFSSETRLLLRDTVFNLFEDFWPRQELPKPYGLRHLYAEVAYHNFAPPHVTKNSYFAAILGHNNNDLETSLSYMTYTLPEDRDDALARAKRTNERTLQQMASVAPVSGKKP; encoded by the coding sequence ATGCCCGCCTTAAAGCGAAAGACAAAAACACCCGTCCTCGTGGAACGCATCGACCAATTCGTCGCTGGCGTCAGAGAAGCGATGAAAAGCAGCGACGCTGTGCGGAACAAGAAAATCCGCGATCTGTGGGATGCCGAAGTCCGCTACCATTTCGACAATGGCCGCACCGAAAAGACGCTCGAACTCTACATCATGAAATATCGGTATGCCCTGAAGGCCGAGTTCGGCCCAAAGAGCACACCGCTTGCCATCTGCAACATGAAAAAACTGCGCGAGCGGCTGAATACCTATATCGAGCGGGCCGACTATCCGAAAACCGGCGTGGCGACATCCATCGTCGAAAAAATCGAACGGGCGGAATTCAACACCGCAGGACGAAAGCCGACGGTTCTTCTGCGCATCGCGGATTTCATTGCAGCAATGAATGGCGTGGCCAAAAAAGAGGAAATGCAGGCCCTCTGGAATGCTGAGCTCAGCATCATGAAGGACAGGGCGCAGACGACGATCATCTCCTACATCACCAAATACCGCAATGCGATCCGCGAAGCCTTCGGCGACGAGCATCCGATGCTGAAGATCGCGACCGGCGATGCCGCGATGTATGACGACGCCCGCCGGGTCAAGATGGAAAAGATCGCCAACAAGCATGGCGCGCTGATTACATTCGAAAACTACCGGCAGGTTCTGAAGATTTGCGCCGATTGCCTGCAGTCGGCCGATCCGCTGATGATCGGCATCGGCCTGATCGGCATGACGGGACGGCGTCCCTACGAGGTCTTTACCCAGGCCGAATTTTCCCCCGCCCCTTATGGCAAGGGCGTTTCCAAATGGAGCATCCTGTTCAACGGCCAGGCCAAGACGAAACAGGGCGAAGGAACGAAATTCGGGATTACCTACGAAATCCCGGTGCTTGCCCGCTCCGCCACCATTCTGTCCGCCTATGAACGCCTGCGCGCAAGCGGGCAGGGAAAACTGTGGCACGGCATGTCGATCGATGATTTTTCATCGGAAACCCGCCTGCTGCTCCGGGACACGGTCTTTAACCTGTTTGAGGATTTCTGGCCGAGGCAAGAACTTCCCAAGCCCTATGGCCTGCGGCACCTCTATGCCGAGGTAGCCTATCACAATTTCGCACCGCCCCATGTCACCAAGAACAGTTATTTCGCCGCCATTTTGGGACACAATAACAACGACCTCGAAACCTCGTTGTCCTACATGACATACACGCTGCCCGAAGATCGCGACGACGCGCTGGCGCGCGCCAAGCGCACGAATGAGCGGACATTGCAGCAAATGGCGAGCGTTGCGCCGGTCTCAGGCAAAAAGCCCTAA
- a CDS encoding maleylacetate reductase: MQPFVYMAAPARIVFGVGSSVGVAEEIRRLGLSRALVLSTPQQKGDAEVLAARLGRLAVGVFSEAAMHTPVEVTKRAVEDYRAANADCVVALGGGSTTGLGKAIALRTDAAQIVIPTTYAGSEATPILGQTENGVKTTMRGPEILPEVVIYDAELTLGLPVAISMTSGLNAMAHAAEALYAQDRNPIASLMAVEGLRAMVEALARVKAEPKNIAARETALYGAWLCGTVLGAVGMSLHHKLCHTLGGSLDLPHAETHAVLLPHTVAYVEQAVPDLLAPLAALVGGKAGAGLFDFAARLGAPSSLAALGLQLGDLDPMAELATANPYWCPRPIEKTAIRDLLQRAFEGARPE; this comes from the coding sequence ATGCAGCCCTTCGTCTACATGGCAGCGCCGGCCCGCATCGTTTTCGGCGTGGGCAGCTCAGTGGGGGTGGCGGAGGAGATCCGCCGCCTTGGCCTGTCGCGGGCGCTGGTGCTCTCCACACCACAGCAGAAGGGTGATGCGGAAGTGCTGGCCGCCCGGCTCGGTCGTCTTGCGGTCGGTGTCTTCTCGGAGGCCGCCATGCACACGCCGGTTGAGGTGACGAAAAGGGCGGTCGAAGACTACCGCGCCGCCAATGCGGATTGTGTCGTGGCGCTGGGCGGCGGCTCGACCACCGGTCTCGGCAAGGCCATTGCGTTGCGCACCGATGCGGCGCAGATCGTCATTCCGACCACCTATGCCGGTTCCGAGGCGACGCCCATACTTGGCCAGACGGAAAATGGGGTTAAGACCACCATGCGCGGCCCGGAAATCCTGCCCGAAGTGGTGATCTATGATGCGGAACTGACGCTCGGGCTGCCTGTGGCCATCAGCATGACGAGCGGGCTGAACGCCATGGCCCATGCGGCCGAGGCGCTTTATGCCCAGGACCGAAACCCTATCGCCAGCCTGATGGCAGTCGAGGGATTGCGGGCAATGGTCGAAGCGCTTGCCCGTGTGAAGGCCGAGCCAAAGAATATCGCGGCGCGCGAAACGGCACTTTATGGCGCATGGCTGTGCGGCACGGTGCTAGGCGCCGTCGGCATGTCGCTGCATCACAAGCTTTGCCACACGCTGGGTGGAAGTCTCGATCTGCCACATGCGGAAACCCACGCGGTGCTTTTGCCGCACACCGTCGCCTATGTGGAACAGGCGGTGCCGGATCTGCTCGCGCCGCTTGCCGCACTTGTCGGTGGCAAGGCCGGGGCCGGGCTTTTCGATTTTGCCGCCCGACTTGGCGCGCCATCGAGCCTCGCCGCTCTTGGGCTGCAGCTTGGCGATCTCGACCCCATGGCCGAGCTTGCGACGGCAAATCCCTATTGGTGCCCGCGGCCAATCGAAAAAACCGCGATCCGCGACCTGTTGCAGCGCGCCTTTGAGGGCGCGCGGCCGGAGTGA
- a CDS encoding DUF1217 domain-containing protein has translation MVLPAYTTYALYNRDLGLSLKRVANDSAVSRDAKYYADNIGKVKNLDEFLKDYKLYSYAMKAYGLEDMTYATAFMKKVLESNLNDPNSFANKMKDTRYRDFAAAFDFGSIKAEKSVQTKSQQERLVAAYHDTVKQRNEELKEETRYYNIVIDKVGHVDDIFKNTRLRNYVFKSFGIDAGTFSYKHLKDVLTSDISSADSYVNKTYKPMIADWQAKTADLRIERAKIPSTDKTALEKSDYLISQYNKRITDAYKLFEMAAAFNFRDDGVVDTGMPAQTAAQKRLINETYVLSNPRLTQTGAILNRDFFEQKMKGITDAEQMITNVRLRTMLIVAFNLRDDADTDKKIQWALRENPDDPQSGLHKERDKGLLNLAKAFNFGKDGKVAAGKTAQTDVQLSTMMNFYFSRYDDRDEVADEKAIKDYRRYIGLTKNLEDFLSNAQAAVTIRNFALKAFGISPEEASTFKLKKVLTSDLSDPKSYVRNLKDDRFVRLAKAYNFNTEGMIGSPRLAQAENEITRISRNYLTEVTRWDKDKKVREKGEKEVSYYREKMETLETVDQLLADRRLLDFMLVAERIDPKSVTADYLKKIFKSDLKDPKSFANTEKDARFRALAGSFNFDAKGNIAAKAGQSVQNARSLMETRDKYVRQTLEERVGEENSGVRLALYFKRMAGGISNPYDILADNALAEFTRTALGIPAETANSKVDVQAKMIEKRLKIKDLQDPKEVEKLVSRFLVMFEANNSTSDPRMALFSNNTGISGNTLATLAQLRSGRRG, from the coding sequence ATGGTGCTGCCCGCATACACGACTTATGCCCTCTACAATCGTGACCTCGGCCTCTCGCTGAAACGTGTCGCGAACGACTCCGCAGTATCGCGAGACGCCAAATATTATGCCGACAATATCGGCAAGGTTAAAAACCTCGATGAGTTTCTGAAGGACTACAAGCTCTATTCCTACGCCATGAAAGCCTATGGGCTGGAAGACATGACCTACGCCACCGCCTTCATGAAGAAGGTGCTGGAAAGCAACCTCAACGACCCGAACAGTTTCGCCAACAAGATGAAGGATACACGTTACCGCGACTTCGCGGCAGCGTTCGATTTCGGCAGTATCAAAGCGGAAAAATCGGTTCAAACCAAATCCCAGCAGGAACGGCTGGTTGCGGCCTATCACGATACGGTCAAGCAAAGAAATGAGGAGCTTAAAGAGGAAACGCGTTACTACAATATCGTCATCGACAAGGTCGGCCACGTGGACGACATCTTCAAAAACACGCGGCTTAGGAATTATGTTTTCAAGTCTTTCGGCATCGACGCCGGGACCTTCAGCTACAAGCATCTCAAGGATGTTCTGACCAGCGATATCAGCAGTGCAGATAGCTACGTCAACAAGACCTACAAGCCAATGATCGCTGACTGGCAGGCAAAAACGGCCGATCTGCGCATCGAGCGTGCGAAAATCCCCTCCACCGACAAAACAGCGCTCGAAAAGAGCGATTATCTGATCAGCCAATACAACAAACGCATCACCGATGCCTACAAGCTGTTCGAAATGGCGGCGGCGTTCAACTTCCGCGACGATGGCGTCGTCGATACCGGCATGCCGGCGCAGACGGCAGCGCAGAAGCGGTTGATCAACGAAACCTACGTTCTCTCAAATCCACGCCTGACGCAGACCGGAGCCATTCTCAACCGCGACTTCTTCGAACAGAAGATGAAGGGCATCACCGATGCCGAGCAGATGATCACCAATGTCCGCCTGAGGACGATGCTGATCGTCGCCTTCAATCTGCGCGACGACGCCGACACCGACAAGAAAATCCAGTGGGCTCTGCGCGAAAACCCTGATGATCCGCAAAGCGGGCTTCACAAGGAAAGGGACAAGGGTCTTCTCAATCTCGCCAAAGCCTTCAATTTCGGCAAGGACGGCAAGGTTGCGGCGGGAAAGACGGCCCAGACCGATGTTCAACTGAGCACGATGATGAACTTCTATTTCAGCCGTTACGACGACAGGGATGAAGTCGCCGATGAAAAGGCGATCAAGGACTACAGGCGCTATATCGGCCTGACAAAAAATCTGGAGGATTTTTTGTCGAATGCGCAGGCGGCAGTCACCATCCGCAACTTCGCGCTGAAGGCGTTCGGCATCAGTCCCGAGGAGGCCTCCACATTTAAACTGAAAAAAGTTCTTACAAGCGATCTGTCGGATCCGAAAAGCTATGTTCGCAATTTGAAAGACGACAGGTTCGTGCGACTGGCGAAAGCCTATAATTTCAATACCGAAGGCATGATCGGCTCGCCGCGCCTTGCCCAGGCAGAAAACGAGATCACCCGCATTTCGCGAAATTATCTGACGGAAGTCACCCGTTGGGACAAGGACAAGAAAGTCAGAGAGAAGGGAGAGAAGGAAGTCTCCTACTATCGCGAAAAAATGGAGACGCTCGAAACCGTCGATCAATTGCTTGCAGACCGCCGCCTGCTCGATTTCATGCTGGTCGCGGAACGCATCGACCCCAAATCGGTCACCGCCGATTATCTGAAGAAGATTTTCAAGTCCGACCTCAAAGACCCAAAAAGCTTTGCCAATACGGAAAAAGATGCCCGCTTCCGTGCGCTTGCCGGCTCGTTTAATTTCGACGCCAAGGGAAATATCGCCGCGAAAGCCGGCCAGAGCGTTCAAAATGCCCGCAGCCTCATGGAAACACGCGACAAATATGTTCGCCAGACCCTGGAGGAGCGGGTCGGCGAAGAAAATTCCGGCGTTCGCCTTGCCCTCTATTTCAAGCGGATGGCCGGCGGCATTTCCAATCCCTACGACATATTGGCCGACAATGCGCTGGCTGAATTCACCCGTACCGCTCTTGGAATTCCCGCCGAAACCGCAAATTCCAAGGTGGATGTGCAGGCAAAGATGATCGAGAAGAGGCTTAAAATAAAGGACCTGCAGGATCCCAAGGAAGTCGAAAAGCTGGTCAGCCGCTTTTTGGTGATGTTTGAAGCGAACAATTCAACCTCCGACCCGCGCATGGCTCTGTTCAGCAACAACACAGGGATCAGCGGCAATACGCTTGCGACCCTGGCGCAACTCCGCAGTGGTCGCAGAGGCTAG